The following proteins are encoded in a genomic region of Coffea eugenioides isolate CCC68of chromosome 6, Ceug_1.0, whole genome shotgun sequence:
- the LOC113773985 gene encoding uncharacterized protein LOC113773985 codes for MYWYLMILNMLRSWLKRHGASIRMLKKLLLMRQKRRERRRKQRMTQSILMLRKAMMMMLLMKQIVMMQTPNQKQRKMLLPQLRKMLKTSCRKIRASAVVGPTCCCEEELCWQLSSRHFSFFFWLLAVELLFREKRYWLLAFGFEYLCALYR; via the exons ATGTATTGGTATCTGATGATCTTGAATATGCTAAGAAGTTGGCTGAAGAGACATGGGGCAAGCATAAGGAT GCTGAAAAAGCTGCTTTTGATGAGgcagaaaagaagagagaggaggag GAAGCAAAGGATGACCCAGTCGATTCTGAT GCTGAGGAAGGCGATGATGATGATGCTGCTGATGAAGCAGATAGTGATGATGCAGACGCCAAATCAGAAACAAAGGAAGATGTTACTGCCGCAGCTGAGGAAAATGTTAAA GACGAGCTGTAGGAAAATACGTGCGAGTGCTGTGGTTGGCCCAACATGCTGCTGCGAAGAAGAGCTTTGTTGGCAATTGAGCTCTcgacatttttcatttttcttttggcttttagCTGTAGAATTGCTGTTTAGGGAAAAAAGATATTGgcttttggcttttggctttGAGTATCTTTGTGCTTTGTACCGTTGA
- the LOC113773984 gene encoding uncharacterized protein LOC113773984, producing MVPGWGLDFDFESLDGFGKFFIAVLMGCIVGLFYIPATRNARAFWLGTDQIRSNLSIISCGWFGRMLLYGNYLLVVFTSTLWVGPFIELLVCDKSDGIKGLHSNGRNRYTEELIGRLGMLRSDFYKFRVWCMFSSGILQILSLRPNVQMFLNEAVLCWYQRLHASKVPDLDYSRAKVFLHNHYMFLVVLQFFAPAAIALLLLGLSHIDVNLLADFKLPCNLLPCSALVKEMALFLAWWITFVWAIFTSVSLTLYRRGFLFVS from the coding sequence ATGGTTCCCGGTTGGggtcttgattttgattttgaatcgtTGGACGGATTTGGGAAGTTCTTTATTGCTGTTCTAATGGGCTGCATTGTGGGTCTCTTTTACATCCCAGCTACGAGGAATGCTCGTGCCTTTTGGCTTGGAACTGATCAGATTCGTTCTAATTTGTCCATAATTTCCTGTGGATGGTTTGGAAGAATGCTTCTTTATGGCAATTACTTGTTAGTTGTATTCACTTCCACGCTTTGGGTTGGCCCGTTTATTGAACTCCTCGTCTGCGATAAATCTGATGGAATCAAAGGGCTTCATTCCAATGGTAGGAACAGATATACTGAGGAGTTGATAGGTAGATTGGGCATGTTGCGATCAGATTTCTACAAGTTCAGGGTTTGGTGCATGTTCAGTTCtggtattttgcaaattttgtcTTTGCGGCCAAATGTGCAGATGTTTTTAAATGAAGCGGTACTGTGTTGGTACCAGAGATTGCATGCCAGTAAGGTCCCTGACTTGGATTATAGCAGGGCAAAAGTTTTCTTGCACAACCATTACATGTTTCTTGTAGTTCTGCAGTTCTTTGCGCCTGCCGCGATTGCACTTCTCCTTCTTGGATTATCCCATATTGATGTTAACTTGCTGGCAGATTTCAAGTTGCCATGTAATCTACTGCCTTGCTCTGCTTTGGTCAAAGAAATGGCCTTGTTTCTGGCTTGGTGGATAACTTTTGTTTGGGCTATATTTACGTCAGTGAGCCTTACTCTTTATAGGCGTGGCTTCCTGTTCGTTTCTTGA